DNA sequence from the Candidatus Borkfalkia ceftriaxoniphila genome:
CGGGCATCGAGCGCGAACTGAATGAAATTTTTTCCGAAGACGTCGGAAATTTCGACGAAGAGGACGGGTTCGCTCTTTCAGGCTCGCTCGACGCCGCGGGCGCGGAGATCGAGATCGGGGGGCAAAGTTATGCCGTGCAATCGCAGACGATTGCCCATAACCTGCAGGAGCGCCCCGTGCTCTTCTATTCTTTAAGCGATATGTGCAAAGGAATCGGCGATGAAACGCTATATACCGTTTATACAAAATCTGTAAACGGCGAAACGGCACTGCGCCTGCGCCCCTTTGAAGAGGCCGTGAAACAACTTTCCATGGCGGGGTTCGAAGGGATCGCGCTCGCGAGCGGCAGCGGCCGCGTCGTCTTTGCGACGGGTGTCTTCGACGGCTATTTTCAGGATTACGGTTTCGAATTGCAGCCGTCGGAAGCGTCGTCCGTGCGCATCGTGAACGAGGGCGAAGGGCACTACGCCTGTTCTGTCAGAGTTCTGGGCGCTACGGGCTATTATCTCGGCGCGTTCGTGGATTTCACGGGACAGCAGAAAATTTCCGATTCCCTTGCGCGGGAGATCGCGGTCATTCTTATCGTGACGGGCGCGGTGGTCGGCGTACTGTTCCTTTTATATTCTTTCTGGGTAGGGCTCAACGAAAATTCGTTCCGCTATTCCTACCGTATCGTTACCGACGCGGACGGGAAAATTATCAGAGCCAACGCGAAATTCAAACAGGATTTCCCCCAGACGGTGGAGATCAAAGAGAACGTGGCGCGGTTCGAAGAAAAGACTTTCAACGCCGTCAAGATTTCCGCGTTCGGCGCCGAGCGCCTGCTCGCGTGCGTCGCGAAAAAACAGACGAACGGCAGGATCCGCCTTTCCGCGAGCGAACTCGCGCTCCCGTACGAATCGGATCTTGAAAATAAAGATCTGATGAAAAACGTGTACGACGTTTTTACAGCCAAGGGCGGGCGCGTTCTGATAGGCACGATCTTTATCGGCAATCTCGCCAATTTCAAGGCGATGTTCGGCACGGAATTCGCCCAAAAAGTCTATGCGAAGATCTTTGCAAAGACCGAGCAGGAATTTACTTACGCCTACGAGATAGACGACAGTCACATCGGTATTCTGTATCCCGAGGGGAAAAAACTTGATAATTTATTGCAGGATATCAAAGACGCGGTGAATTTTATCGATCAGCCCGTTATGATCGACGGCAACCTCGTCAATATCGGCGCGAAATTCGGATTCGCCGTCTGCGACGCGGTCATGGAACGGCGCGATTTCGAGTACGCGGCGATTGCGGCGGACGCCGCGTTAAAGCGCGCTGCGGAAGACAAGATGAACGATTATTTCATCTATCACGAATCCCAGAAAAAACAGTACGCCAAATTTTTCGTGCAATACGATATCCGTAAAATGCTCGACGACGGCGATTTTTACATGGAATATCAGCCGCAGTACAGTCTGAAAGAAAACCGCATTACGGGATTCGAGGCTCTCTTCCGCGTGCGCAACCCGAAAATGAACGTGAGCGCGTATGAGATCATTTCCTATGCCGAGCGTACGGGAAACATGGTCATGCTGGGAGATTTTGTCTTCGATACAAGCATGCGTTTTGCCAAGATCATCGAAGGCAGGGGCGTCACGGTTTCTTTGAACGTTTCGCCAATTCAACTGATGCAGGCGGGCTTTGTCGAGAACTTTTTGAAAATATATCATAAATACGATCTGAAAGCGGGTACGATCTCGGTGGA
Encoded proteins:
- a CDS encoding EAL domain-containing protein is translated as MKKHSAKFNKTMWIKTIVVAVVLISVELIAGFSLYHNAVTSAYDGTFRQYAASLSGIERELNEIFSEDVGNFDEEDGFALSGSLDAAGAEIEIGGQSYAVQSQTIAHNLQERPVLFYSLSDMCKGIGDETLYTVYTKSVNGETALRLRPFEEAVKQLSMAGFEGIALASGSGRVVFATGVFDGYFQDYGFELQPSEASSVRIVNEGEGHYACSVRVLGATGYYLGAFVDFTGQQKISDSLAREIAVILIVTGAVVGVLFLLYSFWVGLNENSFRYSYRIVTDADGKIIRANAKFKQDFPQTVEIKENVARFEEKTFNAVKISAFGAERLLACVAKKQTNGRIRLSASELALPYESDLENKDLMKNVYDVFTAKGGRVLIGTIFIGNLANFKAMFGTEFAQKVYAKIFAKTEQEFTYAYEIDDSHIGILYPEGKKLDNLLQDIKDAVNFIDQPVMIDGNLVNIGAKFGFAVCDAVMERRDFEYAAIAADAALKRAAEDKMNDYFIYHESQKKQYAKFFVQYDIRKMLDDGDFYMEYQPQYSLKENRITGFEALFRVRNPKMNVSAYEIISYAERTGNMVMLGDFVFDTSMRFAKIIEGRGVTVSLNVSPIQLMQAGFVENFLKIYHKYDLKAGTISVEITESFLMHTFDETLKKLQILCEQGISIHLDDFGTQYSSLLYLKKLPIAAIKIDREFISDIAANEYSRAITRMVLNITKELKLLSISEGIETKEQLQILQEMGCDVIQGYLIGRSVKEDAALEMLRNFKPEI